The DNA segment acacatctttaaccaCATctttaaggcagaggcaggatctctctgagttctaggccaacctacTCTGTGCATTGCATTCTACACCTATCAGCTACATAATGAGGCTGTCTATAAAAGGGGGAGAGAGGCTAGAGGGATGCCTCCACTCACTGTCCTAGCATAGGAACCAGGTTTTAGAGCTAGCAGCtacattaggtggctcacaactatttctatccccagctccagggggatccggtgtcctctgcctccctaggCACCTGCAGACACAAGGTCCACAtaaactcatgcacacacacacacacatgtatgtataaacacatacgtattttaattgaaaataacagAGCTAGGCATAATGGTTCAAAGTCATAATCTAAACTATTAGGAGATCGTAATGATAATAAttgtaataacaacaacaatagtaaaGTATCATGATTATACTAGCTTCATATTTGGGATAAATAAGACCTTACGTGTCCTCAGCACACCCACAATGCTAACTGCTTGCTTTTCATTCATCTCTCACATCCATCTTGCTCTTCTGCTCCAGGATTCACCGCAGTCCGTGTCGGGCATCTCTGATCACTCTGCTCGGCATTCGCGTCTCATGAATGAATTTAAGCTCTGAGTTGCTTCGATCCTGCCTCACAGCCTCCGGCACAGAGCATGCGCAATacagcctgtcttagttagggttttatttctgtgaacagacaccatgaccaaggcaagtcttataaaaagcaacatttaattggggctgcttacaggttcagaggttcagtccattatcatcaaggtgggagcacggcagcatccaggcaggcatggtgcaggaggagctgagagttctacgtcttcatccaaaggctgctagtggaagactgacttccagacaactagggtgaggatcttatacccacactcacagtgacacagccattccaaccaggtcacacctattccaacaaggccatacctccagatggtgccactccctggtccaaggatatacaaaccatcacacagccTTAGCCCGAAtccctctcttttccccagactcTTTACACAGTGATGCCCCTTGCTGTCTCCAGACCTTATCTGAGTTCTTCACTTTGTTCATTCAGACCAACTGTCCATCAAGCCATCTACAAGGTGTGATTAGTGAGGTTCCAAGCACTGCGGACAGTAGCCCAGGCTACGTTCTCCCTCTTGCAGGTCCAAGTGAAGTGGGGCGTGTTGGTGTGTGAGTGGACGAACTCAGGTTAGGTCGCTGTGAGCACAACCAGAGGACACCTGCTGGTGAGCTAGAGAGTGGCGCTCACTGGTGTGACTGCAAGCTAACCATGGAGAacgagaggagagaggagaccgGTAGAGTCAGAAAACTTGCTCCAGCCAGCCTTCTGCGACTAACTCAGACTTTCCTGTGACAAGTCTTTGGTGACATCTTGTGATACTGGACGCGTATGGTTGAAAAATGAattctcccccatcccccaaagATGCTCACTTAACCCCAGAACCTAGGAGCAGTACCTTGCCCGACAATAGAGACCCTGATTATTTGGTTAAATGAAAGATTTTTGAGATGGATTGAGTATCCTGAATTATCCAAATGGGAGGGACTGATATCATTGCAAATGTCCTTATAAAGAGAAGGCAGAGGTCAGCTGGAACTCTGAGGAAGCAAGAGGCTGGGGTCATGCAAGGAAAGGCCACTAGCCAAGGAATGCCAGCATCCCCAGAGGCTAGGGAGGGTTTCAGAAGGAACAAGCCCTACCGTCTCTTAACTAATATGGCTGATTTGGGTTTCCCACTTCCAAACTTTAAGGTAATAAACTTGTGGGGCTTTTATGCTTTTGTATTtgtgataatttattttttttaaattataacttATTTGCAATAAATAACAACAGCAAGAGATAAATCACTATGAAAGACAACCAGTGATGCGAGAAATACAGCCTTCTGTTAGAGATGTTCTGGTCTAACACCAGGTAGCTGTGTTCTCAGTTGTTACATAGCAACCCAGTGAGGGAAGTTTACATGGGGATGAGAGGGCACAAAGCCAGTGGCTAAAGGCCAGGGagtctcatttttctttaaaattgtttctttccttcatttctttcctttttccttctgttcctttgtggtgtgtgtgtgtgtgtgtgtgtgtgtgtgtgtgtgtgtgtgtgtgtgtgtgttcacacttgTGCAGGTGTGCTCATATGTGTCTAAAGGACAATATCAGGTATCTTTCTTTGGGTGCCATCTACCTTGTATTTTgtctgagccagggtctctcacagGTCTAGAGCTTGTCGATTAGGGTCGCTGATAGACTTTGGTAGTcccaaagatccacctgtctctgccttcccagtgctgggattgcaagtgtgtgccaccaaactTGACTTTcagaatttttgttttacttaaaaaaaaaaagttggagtgCTCAGAGGTtggagagcactgactgttctctcaaggtcctgagtttatttcccagcaaccacatggtgactcacaaccatctgtaatgggatcagatactctcttctgatgtgtttgaagacagctacagtgtattcatataaataaaataaatctttttaaaaagttgtaggGAGTTGAACTTAGGTCTTTCTGCTTACATGAACTTTATTGAATAAGTTTTCTTTACAGGTATCATctacccaaactaagacagtttTAACCAGCTGATCCCCTGAAATAACTGGATGCCTCAAGACGGACAAGAATCAGCCAGAGCATCTTGGTTTTCCCAAACTGTGTTTTATTGTTTCCAGTCTGACTTATCTTAGATCCATTGTATTGACAAGATTCATGAGCCCAGATCCTGGGATCTACCATCAACTTCAAAGAAAAGTTGTCCCATAGACATGAGTACACCTCTTAGAACCATGAACATGAGTACACCTCTTAGACAGCAGGCTGTCTTACTAAAGACAAAAGCTTTTAAAACCCCAAGCAAAGTGGACTGGTATAGCTTTGTATCCCAGAGAAGAAAccccagagaaaaagaaagttcgCTGGGCTCTGAGCATCTTCTCCATCTGGCTCCCTTGATTTATCTTTAGACACAAGACCCAAGTTTGTTCCCAGCAAAGAGCTTTCAAACACAGAACTTTAAAGAAAGCCACATTCAGGGAAGAAATCTGTGCAGATGGACCACAGCATTAAAGctgtatacaaaaaaaaaaaagaaaaaaaaaagaaaaagaaagaaaaaggaaaaaaaggggaaaaaaaagcctcTGGAGATGTTGCTGTTTTGGTTAAGCAACAAATGAAAGAAACCTCCTAGACAGTGTCATTGGCACTTGAAAAACAATGTAGAGGAGGACACAAAGGACAGTTGTGTGGTCACCTAGGAAATGTTGGCTTGATGTTCTTAGGGCTGCTGTATAGTTGCTCTCACTTTTCTTCAGAGttaaaaattctcagcttcaGACACAAAAGATAACATAAATAAGGGTTTTAATTATtactatttgatttttaaaaagcaagcaccGCACAGGACTTTATGCAGTTGTCATAAAGCCTAGAGTGTGCCTGGCTTGATTTAGGTGGTGCCTCTCTCTCTATGTCAGTTTCCCTATCCCAGGCAGGCTAACATTTATGGGGATGCTCCTTGAAAAGTCATCCTTGTATAATAAGATGCCGGAAGTCAGTGAGGAATGTCTACCGACACCCACAACACCTCCCCACCAGCACACTTGATCTCAGCTCTCTCAGAAGCTGGGCAGGTATAGGCCAGGTATGATGGTTTTATTGAGAATGGTTCCATAGGCACATCTATTTTAATATTGGgacccagttggtggaactgtttgggaaggattgggaggtgtggccttgttggaggaagtgtattacTGGGATGACTTCAAGGTTTCCAAAGCAGCAGAAACTATTCACAGTTaacttgtgttctctctctctctctctctctctctctctctctctctctctctctctctctccctctctctctttccctctttctctctctctccctttctctctttttttctctctctctctttctctctgtcccctccctctctcccttgtgGTTGTTGTTTCAAGATGcgagctctcagcttctgctccagcgccatgcctgcctgcttgcagTCATTACTTCCCTACATGATGGTCATGGGCTCAGCCTCTGGAACTGTACgctccaaataaaccctttcttctgtaCGCTGCCTCtgatggtgtcttatcacagcaacgggATAGTGTCTAAGACACCTGGTTAGTATTTGGATGAGAGAAGAAGCAGGCAGGTCAAAGTGGAGTGTCTTCTTCGACCAGTGGCTTGTAACCTTAATAGATGTAACTCTATGCCCAAATAAAGACTGTGTGCTGGACTGTATATGAAGCACACACTGAAAGTGGAGCCGTGAGTCAGCCAATGGCTAAACCACAAAATTCTTCCTAGACAGAAAGAACATCATGCTACAGCTACCTGTTAACGGGGAGATGCAGAGCCTGCGGTGAGCTGGTTGCATGGATACAGCTTTATGTGTGTGAGAACTAGAAGGGAGAATTAGAGAAGACTTGCCTACCTCTACCACCTTGAGCCAGCTGTCTGCGTGGAGGAGCAGAACTACTGGGCTGAGGGCGACAGTGTGATCACAAAGAAGCCCTGACGCGACCTTCCTCTACCCGACCAAAAGGATATTGGCCTCATTTTTAGCCTAGCAGCAGAAGATTCTGGAAACCCCGAAAAGACCTAGCGCAGAGTGGGTGCTTTCTTAACTGTGTTTTGCATGAAAGGAGGGGACTCAAGACTTCACCAATAGGCTTCTGGGACACAGTCTTGGACACTTTGAGCCAGAACTCCAGATTGGCTCCTTTCTAGTTCTGAGCATATTACCTGCAGCCATCTGCACAACCTCCTACGTGTGACAGGCTAGGCAATGTGGCAGGGACACTCATTCAGGTCCCCTGCGCCTCTGCTCTGGAACACCAGCAGCCAGGCTCAGCTTTCTCCTGGCCACTCCTGTGGGAAGCCCAGGCTCTGACTCCCCCAGGACATGTCCCCCTGGGAAACTCAGCTTCTTTTTGGCACTAGCTGGGCTCTGGACGGGTAGCGCGTTGAGGAGTTTGGTTGTCTTACagctttataatttcatttttttttaactctaactGAGCATCTCACACTGCCCTGAAAGCAGCCCTCCTGTCATAGACCCAGGCTAAGGCAAGTCCAATCAGGGCACTGTCCGTTCCCAGAGTCTTTCTCGGACCAGCCACTCCCCTTTGGGATTCTCTGTCTCATAATGCTCATCTTCCAGGGACAGCGGGGACTCCTGTGTGAAGAACTCCTCGTCCCACTCCATGTCCTCTTTGGAGAAGCTGCGAAGGATCTGTCCGGAGCTTCGCAGGCtgcaagggagggagagaagaaagtcgAGTGCATAGAGGAGAGGGAGACCCACATTCCCACCACTCCTGCAGACAACATCATGTTGCTTCCCCAGTTCGAGGCCTTGGGGGAAACCTTATGGTGGTACAGGGTAGGGTGTGGCTGGACTTCAGGTGGGCTTTGACCTGATCTTGAAGGAGAAGGTCAAGGGTAAGTGCTGGGCCAAGGTTAAACTATGTCAAGCACATTTCTTATTACCATGGAAGTAAAAAGTTATCAAGGAAAcgctgattccaccagagttgaGTGGCTTATGAGAGGACAGCTATGGAGTCTGAATAGGCCCTTGTATCCTGTGACATGGCCCAGTGATTGTCCTGCATGAGGTACGGGGAATGTGGGACTTGGTCATGAAAAATAGTCTTAAAGAGAAAAGGATGTGTCCGGAGAGAGGCCACAGGAGCCAGTGGCAGTGTCCCCACAGGAGCCAGGCCAGCAGGAAGTCCTGCAGAGCAGGTTCAGGTTCGCCACTGTCTTCCAAAGCAACAATGTCTCCCCTGTAACAACGTTGTCTCCTGCCGGGTGCTCTGCTCTGTACAACCCAAATGACAATAGAGATATCCAGAAGGTGTAAGCAGCGGACCAGAGAGAAGGGGACAGAAGGGATGGAAGCAAGGTCAGAGCAGTGAGCTAGGCTGGGGGAGTGCAGCTTGTGAGAAAACatcttaccaccaccaccaccccatcccTGACCTTTGCCCTGTAAAATCAACCACTTCAGCCCTTGGGAATAAGGGACCAATATACTGGAGTCTGGGGCGTTTGAGACTGCTCTGGTTCTGTTCATTCCAAGCACTTACTCCTTTTTGTGGGCTTTGGGCTTAAATTTCAAGGTGTTGAACGCCCCTTCCACAGCCTTGGGCAGGTAAATGGGGTGTCTCTCAAGCCTCCGCTGGGTGCCAGCgaccctgtgctctgtgctcCTCCGAAACCGACTGTCCGCGGTGGCATGGGCAGCAATGGCCTCGGAATGTCTGCGCGGTGCCCGCAGAATCCAGTTGGAATGCAAGCTGTGCTCCTGTGAGCTGGTAGCCACTGGAAGAGAGAAGCAAGTGACCTGGGCAGATGGCCGCTGTCTGGGGAGCAGAAAGTAAAGGAGAGCATGAACAGGTAGAGAATCcacagggaagggaagatggagcTCACTATGGGGAGTTTTGAGGGAGGCTGCAGGGGCCAGGGGGCGGAGTCTGACTCAGCAGGAGGCTACAGGGGCGAGGGGGTCGAAGTCTGACTCTGTGGGTGGTTGCAGTGGCCATGGCGCAGAATCTGACTCAGCAGGCTGCAGGGGCCAGGGCAGGCTCCGACTGGGACAGAGCCCAGATCTGTACTCGTTGACTTGGAAAGACGCCCCAGTGTACTGAATATTGTTCAAAGAGATGCTATTTTcgttaaaaggaaaatataaataaaaattgagtGTGTTGAAAGCCCTTTGTGAAAGTCACATGCCCAAGTGTTAACAGTGGATGGTGACTTACAGATGGTAAAggttttttagtttcttttttaaattagcttttggttttaattatgtgcatgtgagtatgggTGCTctcggaggccagaagacagtgctGAATCCTCTGAAGCTAGAGCTATGgaagcccagtgtgggtgctggggactgaattctggtcctctgtgGGAGCAATGTGagcttgtaactgctgagccatgacTCCTCGCACTTTTAAATCTCTGCTGTGCTGTTTGGTTAATTTGATTTACAGTGAACATAGATTATTGGTGctattctgggggggggggtgaggtgtATCAAAAGACAGCCTTTACGAGTTAGTTGTCTTTGGAGATTTAATTCAGTTTTTCAGGCTCAAACACTTTTGCCGCTGAGCTCTCTCACTGGCTGTCCTGTGGCTTGTTCCTCCCGATTCCAGTACCACCATCTTAGTCATTTTGAATGCACCATTAAGAATGTTAACtgggggctgggcgtggtggcgcacacctttaatcccagcactcaggaggcagaggcaggtgaatttctgagttcgagaccagcctggtctacaaagtgagttccaggacagccagggctacacagagaaaccctgtgtcaaaaaaaaaaaaaaaaaaagaaagcgagagagagagagagagagagagagagagagagagagagagagagagagagagagaggaaggaaggaaggaaggaaggaaggaagaaagaaagaaagaaagaaagaaagaaagaaagaaagaaagaaagaaagaaagaaagaaggaaaatgttcactgggctggagagatggctcagcagttaagagcactgatggctcttgcagaggtcctgagtttaattcccagcaaccacatggtggctcacaaccatctgtaatgggattcgatgccctcttttggcatgtctgaagacacagtgtacatacataaaatgcataaatcttaaaaaaaaaaaaggaatgttcacatttcagatttctttttctcatcTTGAAAAACAGAAGCGTTTCCCCTGTAAGACATTAGCCGGTCAATAACTTCTCTCTTTAATCATTTCCTCTTGCTCTTCCCCATTGGCGTCTTAGGGAAGTCCCACCATGACAGCTGTAGTAAATGAACCACAGATGTAGGCTGGGCACTGACAGCAAGGGTGACTGAGACAAGGGAGAGGAATCAGGCTGACATGCCAGCAGAGGAGTTCTTTTCGGTCAGGATGGTGTGGTCCCTGGTGCCATCCCAGGAGCCCACTCTCAGCCCTGCTTCCCCTCACCACATTAGGCGCCTCCCCTGCACTTACCATCGAAGTCCACGTCTTCGTTAGGCAGGTCAGCCTCAGCAGCTCTCGGCCGTTTGTCTGTCTCTAGCTCTGCAATGATGGAGTCAAAGAAGGCGATGGCCTCAGCCACATCGCTGCTGAACTGGGAGTATTTCTTTGAGACTGCTTTCTGTGACAGAGGAATTGGGGtgcgggagagagagagagagagagagagagagagagagagagagagagagagagagagagagagagttagctGGGAGTATCTTGAATATCCTCAGGTACAACAATCCAGACACATTGAAAAAATTAGTATTCCTAAAACTAAATATTCATGGGGTTTTGTATTTGTGAGGTTTCAGAGGAAAATTTGATGGCCAAGATACAGATTTAATTGTGATACTTATCGATGGacaaatggatttttttaaaggatgaaaTTTTTTGTACCTACAGAGAAGAATGGAATCTTGCCATTTGCTGCAAAATAGATGGAATCAGCATAGTGGTGGCTGTAGTTACAATTTGTTATATGTCTTATAAAGTACCAGAAGAGGGGCTCAAAGACATTCAACAGAattagtggtggtgcacgcctttaatcccagcatttgggaggcagaggcaggcggattt comes from the Mus musculus strain C57BL/6J chromosome 14, GRCm38.p6 C57BL/6J genome and includes:
- the Gm4131 gene encoding uncharacterized protein C13orf42 homolog, producing MFRKIHSILHHGPQRKAAAEGPYYTGASPTVRLIRSTSMYVVTDHFERPSESLKKYRSIHSMDTSLHYLQQEDRAWMYSRTQDCLQYLQELLALRKKYLSSLGDLRPRRTQGAGSTSSKSSKGTTQKTPGKGKKAVSKKYSQFSSDVAEAIAFFDSIIAELETDKRPRAAEADLPNEDVDFDVATSSQEHSLHSNWILRAPRRHSEAIAAHATADSRFRRSTEHRVAGTQRRLERHPIYLPKAVEGAFNTLKFKPKAHKKDLRSSGQILRSFSKEDMEWDEEFFTQESPLSLEDEHYETENPKGEWLVRERLWERTVP